TACCATCTCCAGCCCGGGTTCTATGATGTCGATTGACTTGGCCGCGGCATAGGACAGGTCTATCATACGCCCTTTTATATAAGGGCCCCGGTCGTTTATTTTGACTACAACGTTCTTGCCATTCTTTAGATTAATCACTTTAACTTTAGTCCCCAGGGGCAGACTTTTATGAGCCGCAGTATAACTATACATGTTAAATTGGGTTCCGCTAGCCGTTTTTCTCCCATGGAATCTTCTGCCATACCAGGAGGCGACACCGATTTTGGTATGTTTCTCGATTTCCTGGCCATTTTTGACGATGTTTCTTCCGTAGACGGAAGGGTAGAGGAACAAAAAAGGGAGAACCAATAAGGCTAGGTAAAGAGATATTCCTTTTATTAACGTGCTCATCGTTTATGCTCCTTTCCCGTTGGATTAGCTTCTGTTTTCCTTCCTTTCTTTAATAAACCGTTGTGGCCCGGCTCAAAGCCATAAGCCACAACGGTCGCTGAGGAAGGATGGTATAGAGTGCTGGTGAGCGGCACGGTGTTTACTCACCCACTCGTGCTTTCTATCAAGCAGTTATAAGTCCGGTCTTCGATAAGCTATTCCAGAAGCCGGGCGGGGTTCCCATTCATGAGTGTTGTTTGGTGATTTAAGAATTCCCATTTCTTGAATTACCTACTTTTTCCTCTGGGTTTATTTTCCTGATCGACCTTATCCTCCAACCGTTCACCTCTAGTTCCAGCTTGTCTCCTTCTTTAATGTCGGTTAGGAGGGCGGCATTGTTTCCAATCTCTACTCTGACTTCCGATTTTCGACCCTCCTCGTCGAGTAGGCAAATTAATCCGGTGAAAGGATCAATCTGAGTGACTTCATATACGACCCTGGAAAAATCCATTCTGGGTTTCCTCCGATGTTATCATCACCTCTGTTTGCATACCCAATAACTGCATAATCTAAATTCCGAGTTGTTAAACCAGCCCTTAAAACGACGGGCTTGTAAAACGCCGTAACCGATATAGAGAACAAAAAAATCTATTACCATCGGGGGGGATAATATAGCAATGTCTGTACCAATTTGCCTTATACACACGATTCTCAATATTTATAGTAGATTATCCGGGCATATGATGGAGGGAAAATAAAGAATATCCCCATCTGTGCAATACTACACAGTAAGAGCTGTGTAGTATTGCACAAACTCCTTCAATCTTATCCTAGGAAAACCGTGCATCATACCTCAAACATTATTTTTTAGCCCTGTATTTGCATGGCATGGGATTTGCACTTGTCAAGGGAAATGCGAGCTTTCTGGTCGAATATAAATATTTTTTATTTGGAGAAAACAGGTAGAATTTTCAATTGGGTTCCTGACTATTTGAGGGAGGACTTTCTTTCATTGAAGCTTGCCAAGCAGATCACCTTAGGATACGCGCTTATGTTTTTCCTGATGGTGTTAATAAGCGGGTTTTCTATCTACAGCATTTATAGGCTGGATAAGGATGCTTCCAACATAAAGGGGAGGTATTCCACCTTGTCTAGTCTCATCTCGGACCAGAAATCTAACCCCCAAGTATACTTCAGCGACGATATGCTTACCGAGGCTATCAGAATTGCAGACGAACAGGTGAAGTATGCATATATAACCATATTCACCGTTGTAGGGATAGTACTTGTATTTGGGGGAGCCTTGATGTTCATCGTCCCCCGGGTGATCACCAGGCCCATTCTTCGCTTGGCCGATGCTGCCCAGAAGGTGGCTTCTGGTAATTTATCGCATAGAGTCGAAAATCTGGACGGAAGCAGCGAAATCTCCATGCTCACTCAGGCTTTCAACAACATGCTGGAGAGCATCGAGTATCACGAAAAGGAGCTTGAGAAGAAAAACGCAGAAAACCTGAAACTCCTCGACAAAATGAAAAGATTCAATGAAGTGCTCGAAATAAAAATAGAGGAAGCAACCAAAGAAATAAGAGAAAAACAGGAAGAGCTCATAAAATCGGAAAAGCTTGCCGCCATAGGCGAACTTGCAACCGGAATCGCCCACGAGATAAGGAACCCGCTCTCCGGAATCGCCATTGCCCTTGAGCTTATGAAAAACGAGGCTTCCAATCCCGAGCACAAACAAACCATATCCGATATTCTTAAAGAACTGAACAGACTCGAACGCATCATAAAAGAGCTTTTCCTACTCGGTCATCCCCGGAGTTTGAGCATAATCGAGTGCGACCCTAACGAAGTTGTAGAGGCAGCCCTTAACTTGGTAAGTCTCAAGGCTAAGGAAAAGGGGATAACCATAGAGAAAAAGCTGGAATGCAAAGAGAAGTTTCAGGTCGACCCAGAACAGATTGAACAGGTGGTCATAAACCTTTTGATCAATGGGATTGATGCAATCAACGACAATATCGGGAAATTGACCGTCGAAACCGCTAGTTTAAACGGTCAAGTGCAAATAAGCGTCTCTGATACCGGGTGTGGGCTTTCAGAGGAGAATAAAGAGAAAATCTTTCAACCATTCCATTCGACCAAAGAACGCGGCACCGGGCTTGGTCTTTCTATATCCCGCAGAATTGTCGAAACGCATAAAGGTAAAATCCTCATCTCGAGCGAAGAGGGAAAGGGATCTACATTTACTGTCGTGATTCCCAAGAATCTGACGAGCGAGTGAAGACTTTGGATATACTCGTTCAAAAGCTAGTCAACCTGTTTCGCTCTACCGAGACAGTGGTTTGAGGTAATACTATGAGCCCGCTTATTTTAATCATAGATGACGAAAAGCTCCTGGCCAAGCAATTGGAAAAAGCGCTTTCTCAAGAAGGATACAGCATAATTTCCGCATTTACCGGAGAGGAAGGAATTGAATTTGCTAAGAAAGAAAATCCAGACCTGGTTCTTCTTGATTTAAAGCTTCCGGATGCTAGCGGTATAGATGTGCTTCAGAATTTGGTCAAGCTCGACCCTGCTCCGGCTACAATTATGATGACAGCTCATGCCAATGTTGAAGTAGCGGTGTCGGCAATCAAATTAGGTGCTTATGATTTTATAGAGAAACCATTCCTAGTGGATAAATTGAAGATCATAGTGCGAAATGCGCTAAATACCGTTGAACTCAGGAGCAATCTAAGCGCTGTTACTATGAGGGAGCATGAGAAGTACGGATTTAATGCCCTGGTAGGACAGAGTGAAGCCAGAAAAGAGATCATAGACCTCTTCCAAAAGCTAGCCGATACCGATCCCAAAACTATTCTTATTACCGGAGAAAGTGGGACGGGGAAAGGACTCGCCGCAAAGATTCTTCATCTTAATGGGGTAAGGGCGGAGAAACCTTTCATAGAGGTAAACTGTGCGGCTATTCCCGAAACGCTCCTCGAAAGCGAGCTTTTCGGGTACGAAGCCGGTGCTTTCACCGATGCAAAGAAGATGAAGAAAGGTATTTTCGAATTGGCTGACCGGGGAACTATCTTTCTCGATGAGATTGGGGATATGAGTCTTACACTCCAGGCAAAGTTGGTGAAAGTAATAGAGGAGAGAACATTTAGAAGAATAGGTGGAACCAGGGATATCGTCGTTGATGTAAGGGTGATTGCAGCAACTAATAAGGATATTAAGGACCTTATAAATAAAAAGCTTTTCCGGGAGGATTTATACCATAGGCTAAATGTTATAAGTTTTGAAATGCCTCCGCTAAGACAAAGAAAAGAAGATATTCTTATACTTGCCGATTACTTTGTTGAATATTTTAACCAGGACCTTCATAGAAAAATAACTCACATACCGGAGGAAGTGAAGGAGGCGTTCTTGAACTACAATTGGCCCGGAAATGTCCGTGAACTAAGAAGCACAATCGAGAGGGCAGTACTTTTGAGCGAAGGCGAGGAGCTTAACCCTAGATATATCCGGCTTGAAGAGGATGAGGGCGATAAAAAGGTGGTGAAAGTGGAGAAATCAGACGGCAAGATGATCCTGGAGATCCCGCTCGAGGATCTTTCTCTGACCAAGGTAGAAGAGAGTGTTATAAAGGAGGCGTTGGATTTGAACGAGTGGAATCAAACCAGGACGGCCGAGATGCTGGGTATTACCAGAGAAGTCCTGAGATATCGAATGAAAAAGATGGGGCTTCTGGACTAAAAAGAAGGCAATCATATACCTATCAGCTACTTTTCTCGATTTTTTTTCAGATTTACCTTTTGACGGCAATATCCTTATTTATATCTTTTTCATCTCCTTGGTCTTAGGAATTACGACACTTCTTTATTCTGTCTTTACTCTTTTAGTGAGAACAATTCAGAGTATTCGGGGCAAGGAAACGAAAAAGGTAGGCTTGACTAAAAATGCGCTCTCATTCATTTTGATATTCCTCTGGATATTGTCCTCTGCGGCGGCTTTATTCTTCACCGCCTTTATACAGTCTTACCAGGGTTTTACCAAGAAGGAATTGGTGGCTATAGTGCGCTCCACTCCTTTGGACAGCGGGGTCGATGGCATGAGGATAGAGCTAAAGCTTGTTAGGAATGGAGAAATAGAAAAAGCCCGGGAGTTTATGATTAGGGGCGATCAATGGTCTATCGAAGGCGATATCTTAAAGTGGAAAGATTGGCTGAACTTCCTGGGACTTCATACCATGTATAAACTCACCAGGGTGCGTGGCCGATATGTGGACACTCAAGAAGAAATCCGAAACATACCCACCGTTTATAGTCTGGTAGGTAATGAGGAAGACCCGGTCTGGCGCTGGCTTCATAAATACGGCCACAAGCTGCCCTTTGTTACCGCCGTCTATGGAAATACCGTTTTTACCTACCCTTCCGAGGAAAAAACCTATGCGGTTTACGTAACCACTTCTGGATTCATGATGCAGGTTGAGGAGAAGTAAAAAGAGAAATTCCTTTGCTTTCTACTTTGTCATTCCCGTGGAAACAGGAATCCAGTTTCCGTTAATAGAATTTTATTTAAATGGATTTACTTCCAATCAAACAACCGGTTAATTCGTGCTCATTCGTGTTCTTTCGTGGCTACAAATCACATCTTTTTCCTATCCCTTAATGCCTTGCCCAGAGTTATTTCGTCTATGTACTCGATGTCTCCGCCGACCGGGATGCCGTGGGCGATGCGGCTCACCTCTATTCCCAGGGGTTTGACAATCTTAGCCAGATAAAGCGCCGTGGCTTCGCCCTCGACGCTGGGGTTGGTGGCGATTATCACCTCTTTCACGTTATCAGATCTCAGCCTCTCCAGCAGCTCTTTTATCTTTAAATCCTCGGGCCCGACACCTTCGATCGGGGAAATGACCCCATGAAGCACATGGTATTTGCCGTTGAACTCGCCGCTTCTTTCTATAGCGATTAAATCGAGCGGCTCCTCCACTACGCAAATGGTCGTTTTCTCTCTTCTTTCGTCTCGGCAAATTTCGCAAGGCTTTTCCGATGTGAAGCTATAGCAGACGGGGCATAAGGATACTTTACTTTTGGTGTCCATTATCGCTCTAGACAGGCTCTCGGCGAATTCAGCCGGGGCCCTTAAAATATGGAATGAAAGCCGGGTGGCATTTTTTTCCCCTATGCCGGGGAGCTTACATAAAGCCTCAATCAGCCTGGAGATAGGTTCGGGAAGGCCTTTTCTTGTCATCATGCAATTTTTTAGCCACGGATTAACACGAATTTACACTGATAAAACGATGGATAATCATAGTGCACGAGGCATCTTGGGTAATTTATATATTTTTTACATGTATCCTACATCGTGTATCTTTAATCTTGAATCCTGCTTGCATTCATTCGTGTCTATCTGTGTCAATTCGTGGCTAAATTAGCGTTAGATAAGTCCCGGAGGAAGGCCAAATCCCGATGCCGCTTTAGCCACTTCTTCTTTCATGATCTCCTGGCCTCGGTGTAGGGCTTCGTTGACCGCCGCGGTGATAAGGTCCTGAAGCATCTCGATATCGCCCTCTCTTACGATTTCGGGCTCGATTTTTATCGATACGACTTCCCCTTTAGCCTTTGCCACCGCAGTTACCATCCCCCCTCCAGAGGTGGCCTCTACGGTTTTCTCCCCGGCTTCGGCCTGAAGCTTTTCCATCTGCTCCTTGACCTTTTGAGCCTGCTTCAACATATTCTGTAAGTTTCCACCAAATTTCATGGTTTCACTCCTTTTCCTTGGGTTTTGTTTTAACTACCCTGCCTCCGAAGATTTCAAGCGCATCCTTCACTATGGGGTCTCTGTGGATCTCCTCCCGGTTATTGGCGATTTGTTCCTTAAGGGGGGATGAATTAGCTTCTATTCCTGATGGGGCCTTTACCTCGATTTTAACCCTAAAGTCCTGTTCAAAGAATTCCTTTAAAAGGTTTCTCAGGTTTTCCATGCCCTCAGGACGGGAAAGGCGGTCGGAGTGAATTGAGGAGGAAGGGAATTCAATCTTCATCATTCCGTTATCGAGGTAGATTTTCTCTGCGTTCTCCAGGCTGGTTCCGGTGATGGGTTTTTTTGATTTTACGAACTTGATAAAGTCTTCCATTCCGGAGCCAGCAGGCTTTTTTTTGGTTCCCTCCGGTTCTATAGACAGGTCGACGGGGTCGGGTTCGTAGGAAGAATCCCTAGACTCTAAAAATTCCTTTACGTCTTTTTTGGAGGAATCGTCTGATTGGTGCGGAATGGGGTTGCCGCCGGCGATTCTCTTATGAAGGGCTTCGATTTTCCTGAGGATTTCCTCAAGCGGTACCGTAGTATGCAGTATGGCGAGCTTAATCAGCGTTGCTTCCAGGGCCATTCTTGGATAAAACGACCTGTTGACGTCCTCAGAACCCTGGAGCATGAGGTTGAAAAGAACTTCCAGGTTCTCCACACTTTGTCCTTGAGATAGGGCTTCAAGCTCTCTCTTTTCCTCATCGGAAAGCCCGGGAACTGCTTCCTTGCCGCAGGCTTTTATCACCAGGACGTCCCTCATCGTCTTTAACAGGTCTTCAGCAAATCGTCTGGGGCTTATACCCTTGTTGCTCACTTCGTTCAATATTTCCAGGCAGCGCTTGGGGTCTTTGTTGAAGATTGATTTTAGGGTTGATCTCAACAATGACCGGTCTAGTATCCCTAGAATCTTTGCCGCCTCATCGTGCTTAATTTCCAAGCCAAATGTGGCTACAAGCTGGTCTAGCAGGCTTAGAGCATCTCGAAGGCCGCCGTCCGCCTCCTGGGATATCAGGTATAAGGTCTGGTCGGGAATCTCTATCCCTTCCGTAGATATTACCAATCTCAACCTCTCTTTTATCTTCTCTGTCGGAACCTTCTTGAAATCGTACCTTTGGCAACGGGACAAAATGGTTACCGGGATCTTGTGAACGTCGGTGGTAGCCAGAATAAAGAGCACGTGTGGGGGGGGTTCTTCCAGGGTCTTGAGAAGGGCGTTGAAGGCGGACTGGGAGAGCATGTGTGCCTCGTCGATTATGTAAATCTTTGTTTTTCCGGAGGAGGGTAAGTACTTTATGTTCTCTATGATTTCCCTAACATCGTTCACTCCGGTGTGGGATGCGGCGTCGATTTCGATCACATCAAATGATTTTCCCTCGGATATCTCCTGGCAAAAGGTGCAGGTTGAGCAAGGCTCCGGAGTCGGTCCCTTCTCGCAGTTTAGAGCCTTGGCTACGATTCGGGCGGTCGAGGTCTTGCCTATTCCTCTAGGGCCGGAAAAAATCAGGGCATGGGCGATTTTGCCTGTAGATACAGCATTCCTGAGTGTTTGGGTGATATATTCCTGGCCGATAACATCATCGAATGTCTTAGGCCTCCATTTTCTGGCAAGAACCAAGTAGGACATTAGTCACCTTAAGATTTAAACCAGCTAGCCAGGTTTGCCGCAACGCTCAGGGGGTCTTACTACCGTTGCTCCCTTCCAGGCCTGGCGGGGTTTGCAAGTCCCTGCCGCACGGGCCTAGCTAGCTGGAACTTAGGTTATTTTTTATGTTTAGCCACAAATGAACACAAATTGACACGAATAATAAAGATACACGATTCGTAATACATAGTGCAGGATCTATAAAAAGTTTTTTGCTTGCAACGAGTATCGTACATCATGCCTTTGGTATTTAGTATTATAGTTTACCCTTAATCGATTTACATTAGTGCTCATTCGTGTTAATTCGTGGCTAGATTGCTTTACACACTGGCGGAGAGGGTGGGATTCGAACCCACGAGGGAGCTTTTGACCCCCTACACGCTTTCCAGGCGTGCACCTTCGGCCACTCGGTCACCTCTCCATTAGCACACGCTGAACTTGGAAAGAGATTGTAACATCAAGGGCGTATGTGTTCAAAAAATGGGTTCTACTGGTTATGTGGTTTTGGTTGGAAGTGAGGCGGGAGAATCACGCCTCACTTCCAGACCGGCTATTGTTGTGCTTTATACTCACACTTACAAATATCTTTCCTTATGTAGGCGATAACGTTCCAAATATCGTCGTCGGACAAAGCACCGCCCCAGGCCGGCATCAACGGTGATTTACCCACTGCCGCACCGCCCTCTTTGATTGTCTTGAATATGTGCTCGTCGGTGAGTGTGGATACGTAAGGAGCATCGCTCAAATCTCTGGGCTTTGGGTCGAGAGCTGCCGCCGCCGGACCGTCTCCCTTTCCCCCAGGTCCATGACAGGAGGCACAAATCTGGTCATACTTCTCCTTTCCCGCTGCGGGGTCGCCTTTTGTTTCGGCTTTAACAGCCGCAAAGCTTAGGTACAAAGAAAAAAATAAAGCTAAAACCAAAAGCGATGTAAAAGTCTTATTCATTGACGTTTCTCCTTTGTTGCATCTATTTTATTTGGTATGAATCTCCATTTGAAGATATGTATTTTATACGGTTTTCCAAATTTGTTAAGGAGCAGGCTAAAGGTTCTCTTACCAGGAACAGGATTGTGGAATAAGCATGATGAAAAGGTTAAAATAAGTTGTTAAAAGGAAAGCGGGTATCAAAAATCCGGATTGGATTCTTAATAATCTGTTTATTTGGTGGTGAGGTATGAAAACATTAGAGAAACTCGAACTTTCACCATAAAACGTTAGGAGGAGAATATGGGCTTCATAAATCTTTCCATTGATGAAGACATCGCAGTTGTTACTATTAACCGGCCGAAAGTAAACGCTCTCAATGAACCCTTGGTGGAAGAGCTTTATGAATGCCTTCAAAAACTAGCCGATAAGCCGAACGCCCAGGTGAAGGCTATAATCCTGACCGGTGTAGGTAGCTTCTTCTCTTTTGGCCTTGATGTTCCCGAATTTTTGAGTTATCCAAAAGACGCGTTCACCAGATTCCTGGCTAAGTTTACCGAACTGATAAGCTATATTTTTCAGTACCCGAAGCCGGTCATAGCGGCTCTAAACGGTCACGCAGTTGCCGGTGGATGCATGCTTGCCATAGCCTGTGATTACCGTCTTATGGTTTCCGATAAGGCAAAGATCTCCTTGAACGAGATAACCTTTGGCTCGTCGGTGTTTGCCAGTGCCGTCTCTATCCTTAAACATTGGGTCGGCGGAAGAAATGCAGAGCGTATTCTCTACTCCGGGAAGATGTATTCCGCAGAGGAGGCAAGAGGATTAGGGTTGATCGATGAAGTGGTATCAAAGGAGAATCTTGATGAAGCGGCCAGGAAGACGGCCAGGGACCTTGCCAGTAAGAATGGCGATGCGTTTCACAGTATAAAGATGCTTCTTAGGAGACCCGTGGGAGAGGAAATAAACAAGAGGGAGATAAATTCCATCCTGGAGTTCGTAGAAATTTGGTATTCTGAAAGCACCTGGGAGAATTTGGAGAAAATAAAGATCCGCGATTAAGTATCCCACTTTATCTGTTGGGTTCAGTCTGACCCCCCTGGGTTAAGGTTATTTATCAGCAAGAATTTATTCCTGATGGAGGTCTTTAAGGCTACATATATTTACGGAAGCCTGAAGACTTTCGTAACGTTTGTTAGATTAACGCTAACTAGGAATTTTTGGAATCTGCTTTTATCTTATGATTTTTTGTATGACCCGATGATATCCTTGACTGTTTTTACGAGTTCCTCTCGAGAGAAGGGTTTCTTCAGGTACGGATTTCCGGTCGACTTAATAAAATCGTTTATGATTCCCGAGATAAATATTATTTTTTTTGCCAGAGTTGGACTTAACCCTTTCACTTCCAAGTAGAGCTTATCGCCTTTCATTCGAGGCATATTCATGTTGGAGATTATTGCATCGTATCCATCTTTCTTTATCTTTTCCAGGCCTTCCATTCCGTCTCTTGCAACCTCCACCTTAAACCCTTCTCCCTCTAATATTTCCTTCACTAAACCGACAATGATTTCGTCATCGTCTACAACCAGGATCCTTTTCTTCGCGCTTTTCTTTCTTTTTCCTTTCTTTGTCATCTTTCCTTTACTACCCTTGGTTTTGGACATGGCAATAAGATATGGTTGGGTTGGACTAAATTGAATGAGACTTTAGTCGGATTTATCTTATATCACGGTATTATACTATATTATCAGCTTAAGCCTTTTTACTCTTTGCCGTTATCTTTTTTGATTTTCTATAAGCTTAATTCGGAATGTATGCTTATAACTTTTGTCTAGAGGTTAGGAGAATTATTTGTCCTAAACTAAGTTATATTTAGGGTTTCTCGTGAGCTAGAGCCGAGGTCTACCAAATTCCCCCTCCAGATGTGACGTATAAACCATCCGGCCAGGTCGAATATATTCGCAGCCAACTTAATTATGATCGAATCGGAAGTGGCCACCAGCTCGGCTTTTTTTAAAATGTAATCCGGGTTTTCTACTGTTTCTGCCTTGCCATTCAAGTCGTATTTCAACATTAGTTGATTTACCATCTTGCATAACTCACCGGAGAAGGATACCGGTCTATCAAAGTAGAATTCTATCCCTTCGAGCCCTAGGCCACCTATCTCTCGCAGAAGCTTGTCTAAAATCTCCTCTGTGAATGGGCTTAATTTATAGGAGCGGTGAACCGAGGCTGAATCTCTAACCACCCCATCTCTGGCAATAAAGACAAAATTTCCTTTTCGATAGGATTCGATGGTGATAAGTTGATTATAACCGTCGACTTTAAGTAGTTTCCCTTTTATTTGTCTCTCGCCCACTATTTTGTTTCCTCTGGCTTTAATTTCACCTTTGGTGAAAAATCCTCTGAAAAGCACGTTTCGCTCTTCGGTATTAAGTTGAAAATGGTTTCCTACTATCTCCAGGATGGAACGAGTAGAGTAGCCCCTCCTTTTTAAATAGAGGTAATCCCGGCTTGCGGCGATGACCTTTTCCTTATCAACCACGATTATATTCTCTACATTTCAACCATAAAATCAAAATAGAGCCTGAAATTAAAAGTCTATTTGAAAACATTGGGCCTATTTGAGACTGCTCTTCCGAAATATTATAATTTTGGATAGTTGATAATTGGGGGTGGTAATATGTTAGACAGGATATTCAGGAGGCAACCTCCGGATTATATCTCCCAATCTAAGTGGGTTATTCCTCGAAGGAATTTTGTCCCTGCCTATATTCGTTCCTATGAGACCGACAAACACATATTCGATGAAAAGGTAGAGCAGGCTCTTCGAGTGCTGGAGAGCTGTGAGGTTTGCCCGCGTAATTGCCATGTAAATCGGCTGGAAAACAAGACCGCTGTTTGTAGAACCGGCCGTTACGCCTATGTTGCCAGCGCCTTTCCACACTTTGGCGAGGAGGACTGCCTAAGGGGCTGGAACGGCTCGGGCACGATTTTCTTCTCTTTTTGCAACCTCAAATGCGTCTTCTGCCAGAACTTTGATATATCCTGGGAGGGAAACGGACAAGTGCTCACGCCAGGAGAGCTGGCCAGGGTCATGATTCATCTCCAGGAAACGGGCTGCCATAACATAAATTTTGTCACCCCGGAGCATGTTGTCCCTCAGGTGATGGAAGCGATTCCCATAGCAATGGAGATGGGTTTGAGGTTGCCGATTGTATATAACACCAGCGCCTATGACTCTTTTCACTCCCTTGAGATAATGGACGGCATTGTGGACATATATATGCCGGATATCAAGTTCTGGGATAGAGATCTCTCCTTCTTCTATATGGCGGCAAGGGACTATCCGGAGGTTGCCCGGGCCGCGGTGAAGGAGATGCACCGACAAGTAGGCCTGCTTAGGTTCGATGAAAACGGCCTGGCGCTCCGCGGTGTCCTTGTCCGTCATTTGGTTATGCCCAACCGGGTAGCCGGCACACGAGAGATTTTCCGTTTCATCGCCAATGAGGTATCCAGGGATACATATGTGAATGTCATGGACCAGTACCGACCGGAGGGCAGGGTTTTAAAGCTTCCCCAAAAATACAAGGATATTAACCGTTCTACTAACCGCGCCGAGTATGAGGAAGCGTTGAAGATAGCCCGGGAGGAGGGACTTCATCGCTTTGATGTCCGCTGGATGCATTGATTTTAATGTCTTCAGGTGACTTGCTAGAATCTAGCTTCTAATCGTATAAGCAAGTAGTTCACTCGGCCAGTTCATGTCAGGCTTTCTTGTTATCTTTGTGTGTTTGCGGGATTCATGATTTAGGCTTTTGTAAAGAACGCATATACTTCGACCAGTATAGGTATGCTGTTCCCTACAACTAAAAAACATTCCGACTACCGGAAAGGCCGGTCCGAGTTAAACGAGGT
The sequence above is drawn from the Thermodesulfobacteriota bacterium genome and encodes:
- a CDS encoding radical SAM protein, encoding MLDRIFRRQPPDYISQSKWVIPRRNFVPAYIRSYETDKHIFDEKVEQALRVLESCEVCPRNCHVNRLENKTAVCRTGRYAYVASAFPHFGEEDCLRGWNGSGTIFFSFCNLKCVFCQNFDISWEGNGQVLTPGELARVMIHLQETGCHNINFVTPEHVVPQVMEAIPIAMEMGLRLPIVYNTSAYDSFHSLEIMDGIVDIYMPDIKFWDRDLSFFYMAARDYPEVARAAVKEMHRQVGLLRFDENGLALRGVLVRHLVMPNRVAGTREIFRFIANEVSRDTYVNVMDQYRPEGRVLKLPQKYKDINRSTNRAEYEEALKIAREEGLHRFDVRWMH